One Myotis daubentonii chromosome 12, mMyoDau2.1, whole genome shotgun sequence genomic region harbors:
- the LOC132213479 gene encoding LOW QUALITY PROTEIN: BOS complex subunit TMEM147-like (The sequence of the model RefSeq protein was modified relative to this genomic sequence to represent the inferred CDS: deleted 1 base in 1 codon) has product MTLFHFGNCFALAYFPYFITYKCSGLSEYNAFWKCVQAGVTYLFMQLCKMLFLATFFPTWEGGIYDFIGEFMKASVDVADLVGLNLVMSRNAGKGEYKIMVAALGWATAELIMPRCIPLWVGARGIEFDWKYIQMSIDSNISLVHYIIASAQVWMITRYDLYHTFQPAVLLLMFLSVYKAFVMETFVHLCSLGSWTALLARAVVTGLLALSTLALYVAVVNEHS; this is encoded by the exons ATGACCTTGTTTCACTTC GGGAACTGCTTCGCGCTGGCCTACTTCCCCTACTTCATCACCTACAAGTGCAGCGGCCTGTCTGAGTACAATGCCTTCTGGAAGTGCGTCCAGGCTGGGGTCACCTACCTCTTCATGCAGCTGTGCAAGATGTTGTTCCTGGCCACTTTCTTTCCCACCTGGGAAGGGGGCATATATGACTTCATTGGGGAGTTCATGAAGGCCAGCGTGGATGTGGCAGACCTAGTAGGCCTCAACCTTGTCATGTCTCGGAATGCCGGCAAAGGGGAGTACAAGATTATGGTtgctgccctgggctgggccactGCAGAGCTCATTATGCCCCGTTGCATCCCCCTCTGGGTTGGAGCCCGGGGCATTGAATTTGACTGGAAATACATCCAGATGAGCATTGATTCCAACATCAGTCTGGTCCATTACATCATTGCATCTGCCCAGGTGTGGATGATAACACGCTACGATCTGTACCACACTTTCCAGCCAGCTGTCCTCCTGCTGATGTTTCTCAGCGTCTATAAGGCCTTTGTCATGGAGACCTTCGTCCACCTTTGTTCCTTGGGCAGCTGGACGGCACTTCTGGCCCGAGCAGTAGTGACAGGGCTGCTGGCCCTCAGCACCCTGGCCTTGTATGTTGCTGTTGTCAATGAGCACTCCTAA